One window from the genome of Eucalyptus grandis isolate ANBG69807.140 chromosome 7, ASM1654582v1, whole genome shotgun sequence encodes:
- the LOC104454641 gene encoding cycloartenol-C-24-methyltransferase isoform X2 produces the protein MSKAGALDLAAGVGGTIQRSEVLCAVDKYEKYHVCYGGEEEERKTNYSDMVNKYYDLVTSFYEYGWGESFHFARRWKGESLQESMKRQEHFLASQLALKPGYEVLDVGCGIGGPLREIARFSFASITGLNNNEYQITRGEELNRAAGVDKTCKFVKADFMHMPFSDNTFDAVYAIEATCHAPDIYGCYKEIYRVLKPGQYFAAYEWCMTDSFDPHNKEHQDIKAEIEIGNGLPDIRLTGQCIEALKQAGFEVIWEKDLAEESPVPWYQVLDGNHFSLSNFRVTPLGRFITRIMVEALECVGLAPEGSLRVLKVLERAAEGLVKGGRL, from the exons ATGTCAAAAGCCGGAGCGCTGGATCTGGCGGCGGGCGTTGGAGGAACGATCCAGAGAAGCGAAGTCCTCTGCGCCGTTGACAA GTATGAGAAGTATCATGTCTGCTATGGaggtgaagaggaagaaaggaaaactaacTACAGTGACATG GTCAACAAATATTATGATCTTGTTACCAGCTTCTATGAGTATGGCTGGGGAGAGTCCTTCCATTTTGCACGCAG ATGGAAAGGAGAGTCTCTACAAGAGAGCATGAAGAGACAGGAACACTTCCTGGCGTCGCAGCTAGCCTTAAAACCGGGTTACGAG GTGCTGGATGTAGGGTGTGGAATTGGCGGACCCCTCAGGGAAATAGCTCGATTCAG CTTCGCATCTATTACTGGATTAAACAACAACGAGTACCAGATAACAAGGGGAGAG GAACTGAATCGCGCTGCAGGCGTGGACAAGACATGCAAATTtgttaag GCTGATTTCATGCATATGCCATTCTCTGACAATACTTTTGATGCGGTTTATGCAATTGAAGCTACCTGCCATGCACCCGACATT TATGGATGTTACAAAGAGATTTACAGAGTATTAAAGCCTGGGCAGTATTTTGCTGCATACGAATGGTGCATGACTGATTCATTTGATCCGCACAACAAAGAGCACCAAGATATTAAG GCAGAGATTGAGATAGGAAATGGCCTCCCAGACATCCGGCTGACTGGGCAATGCATTGAAGCTCTAAAACAAGCAGGTTTTGAG GTCATATGGGAGAAAGATCTAGCCGAAGAGTCTCCGGTCCCTTGGTACCAGGTTCTGGACGGAAACCATTTCTCCTTGAGTAACTTCCGCGTGACACCACTTGGGCGTTTCATTACCAGAATCATG GTCGAAGCTCTCGAGTGCGTGGGGCTAGCCCCAGAAGGAAGCCTAAGGGTGCTAAAAGTTCTGGAGAGGGCTGCGGAGGGCTTAGTCAAAGGCGGAAG ATTATAG
- the LOC104454642 gene encoding cycloartenol-C-24-methyltransferase, translating into MCLAYIKKMGASFLAPSLFFLPVSASLSLVPRVLKLILLLHCPHSGRVATMSKAGAMDLATGLGGKMDKSDVLSAVDKYEKYHVCYGGDEEERRANYSDMVNKYYDLATSFYEFGWGESFHFAHRWKGESLRESIKRHEHFLALQLGLKPGHKVLDVGCGIGGPLREIARFSSASVTGLNNNEYQITRGKELNRIAGVDKTCGFVKADFMKMPFSDNTFDAVYAIEATCHAPDAYGCYKEIYRVLKPGQYFAAYEWCMTDSFDPNNETHQKIKAEIEIGDGLPDIRLTGQCIEALKQAGFEVIWEKDFAAEAPVPWYLPLDKTHFSLSSFRLTAIGRLITKNMVKALEYVGLAPKGSLRVQDFLEKAAEGLVEGGRKDIFTPMYFFLARKPLSENQ; encoded by the exons ATGTGTTTGGCGTATATTAAGAAGATGGGCGCGTCATTTTTAGCACCCAGCCTCTTCTTCTTGCCTgtctctgcctctctctctctcgttcctAGGGTTCTGAAGCTGATCCTCCTCCTGCATTGTCCTC ATTCTGGGCGGGTGGCCACAATGTCGAAAGCAGGAGCGATGGATCTGGCGACGGGCCTTGGCGGGAAGATGGACAAGAGCGACGTCCTGTCCGCCGTTGACAA GTATGAGAAGTATCATGTCTGCTATGGAGGTGATGAGGAAGAAAGGAGAGCTAACTATAGTGACATG GTGAATAAATATTATGATCTTGCTACCAGCTTTTATGAGTTCGGCTGGGGAGAATCTTTCCATTTTGCCCACAG ATGGAAAGGGGAGTCTCTACGAGAGAGCATTAAGAGACATGAACACTTTCTTGCATTACAGCTAGGCTTAAAACCTGGGCACAAG GTGCTGGATGTGGGGTGTGGAATTGGTGGACCGCTTAGGGAAATAGCTCGATTCAG CTCCGCATCTGTTACAGGATTAAACAACAATGAGTACCAGATAACAAGGGGAAAG GAACTAAACCGCATTGCAGGCGTGGACAAGACATGCGGCTTTGTTAAG GCTGATTTTATGAAGATGCCATTTTCTGACAATACCTTTGATgcagtttatgcaattgaagcTACCTGCCATGCACCCGATGCT TATGGGTGTTACAAAGAGATTTACAGAGTATTAAAGCCTGGTCAGTATTTTGCTGCATATGAGTGGTGTATGACTGATTCCTTTGATCCGAACAATGAGACGCACCAAAAGATAAAG GCAGAAATTGAGATCGGAGATGGCCTTCCTGACATCAGGTTGACTGGGCAATGCATTGAAGCTCTAAAACAAGCAGGTTTTGAG GTCATATGGGAAAAAGATTTTGCTGCCGAGGCACCTGTCCCTTGGTACCTGCCTTTGGATAAAACTCATTTCTCCCTGTCTAGCTTCCGCCTCACTGCTATTGGGCGTTTGATTACCAAAAACATG GTGAAGGCTCTAGAGTATGTGGGCCTAGCCCCTAAAGGAAGCCTAAGGGTTCAAGATTTTCTGGAAAAGGCTGCAGAGGGCTTAGTTGAAGGTGGAAG GAAAGATATTTTTACGCCGATGTACTTCTTCTTGGCCCGGAAGCCCCTATCTGAGAATCAGTGA
- the LOC104454643 gene encoding cytochrome b5 domain-containing protein RLF, with the protein MDNDDDFTFCQVAPPTEQEGPQGKKLVADIDGTSISKESSSVSGGSQNGSFLWKDKVEGNSIPTQQGTVGSLTFNVIDTSSTKSASNPLKGTASTNATTLVKNSSEQKSAGRKAAPRAKVPFEKGYSPMDWLKLTRTHPDLAGLKGQSNRRLISMEEVKQHQLDGSMWTVLKGRVYNISPYMKFHPGGVDMLMKAVGKDCTSLFNKYHAWVNDEFLLEKCLVGVLDDSRK; encoded by the exons ATGGACAATGACGATGATTTCACCTTCTGTCAG GTGGCCCCACCTACTGAACAGGAAGGTCCACAGGGGAAGAAGCTTGTTGCGGATATTGATGGTACATCCATTAGCAAGGAATCTTCAAGTGTCTCTGGGGGCAGTCAGAATGGAAGTTTTCTATGGAAGGATAAAGTAGAAGGTAATTCCATCCCTACTCAGCAGGGAACAGTTGGATCTTTAACTTTCAATGTTATAGATACGTCCTCGACCAAGAGTGCTAGCAATCCCTTAAAAGGAACGGCTTCAACCAATGCCACCACTTTGGTTAAAAACTCGAGCGAGCAGAAGTCAGCTGGAAGGAAGGCTGCACCTCGCGCCAAGGTTCCCTTTGAGAAGGGTTATAGCCCAATGGATTGGCTGAAGCTCACTCGAACTCATCCTGACCTTGCAG GATTGAAGGGACAGTCTAACAGAAGACTGATATCAATGGAGGAAGTTAAACAGCACCAACTGGATGGTTCTATGTGGACTGTCTTAAAAGGCCGTGTTTACAATATATCCCCATATATGAAATTTCATCCTGGAG GTGTTGATATGTTGATGAAGGCTGTAGGAAAAGACTGTACATCCTTATTTA ACAAATACCATGCCTGGGTGAATGACGAATTCCTGCTGGAGAAATGCCTTGTTGGAGTATTAGATGATAGCCGCAAATAA
- the LOC104454641 gene encoding cycloartenol-C-24-methyltransferase isoform X1, which translates to MSKAGALDLAAGVGGTIQRSEVLCAVDKYEKYHVCYGGEEEERKTNYSDMVNKYYDLVTSFYEYGWGESFHFARRWKGESLQESMKRQEHFLASQLALKPGYEVLDVGCGIGGPLREIARFSFASITGLNNNEYQITRGEELNRAAGVDKTCKFVKADFMHMPFSDNTFDAVYAIEATCHAPDIYGCYKEIYRVLKPGQYFAAYEWCMTDSFDPHNKEHQDIKAEIEIGNGLPDIRLTGQCIEALKQAGFEVIWEKDLAEESPVPWYQVLDGNHFSLSNFRVTPLGRFITRIMVEALECVGLAPEGSLRVLKVLERAAEGLVKGGRMGIFTPTYFFLVRKPQCESSVMTQGSC; encoded by the exons ATGTCAAAAGCCGGAGCGCTGGATCTGGCGGCGGGCGTTGGAGGAACGATCCAGAGAAGCGAAGTCCTCTGCGCCGTTGACAA GTATGAGAAGTATCATGTCTGCTATGGaggtgaagaggaagaaaggaaaactaacTACAGTGACATG GTCAACAAATATTATGATCTTGTTACCAGCTTCTATGAGTATGGCTGGGGAGAGTCCTTCCATTTTGCACGCAG ATGGAAAGGAGAGTCTCTACAAGAGAGCATGAAGAGACAGGAACACTTCCTGGCGTCGCAGCTAGCCTTAAAACCGGGTTACGAG GTGCTGGATGTAGGGTGTGGAATTGGCGGACCCCTCAGGGAAATAGCTCGATTCAG CTTCGCATCTATTACTGGATTAAACAACAACGAGTACCAGATAACAAGGGGAGAG GAACTGAATCGCGCTGCAGGCGTGGACAAGACATGCAAATTtgttaag GCTGATTTCATGCATATGCCATTCTCTGACAATACTTTTGATGCGGTTTATGCAATTGAAGCTACCTGCCATGCACCCGACATT TATGGATGTTACAAAGAGATTTACAGAGTATTAAAGCCTGGGCAGTATTTTGCTGCATACGAATGGTGCATGACTGATTCATTTGATCCGCACAACAAAGAGCACCAAGATATTAAG GCAGAGATTGAGATAGGAAATGGCCTCCCAGACATCCGGCTGACTGGGCAATGCATTGAAGCTCTAAAACAAGCAGGTTTTGAG GTCATATGGGAGAAAGATCTAGCCGAAGAGTCTCCGGTCCCTTGGTACCAGGTTCTGGACGGAAACCATTTCTCCTTGAGTAACTTCCGCGTGACACCACTTGGGCGTTTCATTACCAGAATCATG GTCGAAGCTCTCGAGTGCGTGGGGCTAGCCCCAGAAGGAAGCCTAAGGGTGCTAAAAGTTCTGGAGAGGGCTGCGGAGGGCTTAGTCAAAGGCGGAAG GATGGGGATCTTTACGCCGACTTACTTCTTCTTGGTTCGGAAGCCTCAATGTGAGAGTTCGGTAATGACGCAGGGATCGTGCTAA
- the LOC104454645 gene encoding peptidyl-prolyl cis-trans isomerase FKBP42 codes for MEEVQEEQSQPLAGQDSENEIVTEGASFVHGVPPQDGDSPPKAESEVEVLHEKVTKQIIKEGHGQKPTKYATCFVHYKAWTESTQHKFEDTWHEQQPLELVIGKEKKEMEGLAIGISSMKSGERALLHVGWELGYGKEGSFSFPNVPPMADILYEVELIGFDETKEGKARSDMTVEERIGAADRRKMDGNALFKEEKLEEAMQQYEMAIAYMGDDFMFQLFGKYRDMALAVKNPCHLNMAACLIKLKRYEEAIGHCSIVLGEDENNAKALFRRGKARAELGQTDAAREDFAKARKYAPDDKAITRELRLLAEHDKAVYQKQKEIYKGIFGPRPEPKPQRANWLVVIWQWLLSLFYRIFKHGRQKTE; via the exons ATGGAGGAAGTTCAAGAGGAGCAAAGTCAACCACTTGCTG GTCAAGATAGTGAAAATGAAATAGTCACGGAAGGTGCTTCATTTGTGCATGGTGTGCCACCTCAAGATGGTGATAGTCCTCCCAAAGCTGAATCTGAGGTGGAGGTCCTTCATGAGAAAGTGACAAAGCAAATTATCAAGGAAGGTCATGGACAGAAACCAACAAAATATGCCACATGCTTTG TGCATTACAAGGCATGGACTGAAAGTACGCAGCACAAATTTGAAGACACATGGCATGAGCAGCAACCACTTGAATTGGTGATAGGAAAAG agaagaaagagatggaAGGCTTAGCTATTGGTATTTCCAGCATGAAGTCTGGTGAACGTGCATTATTACATGTCGGTTGGGAGTTAGGTTATGGAAAAGAGGGAAGCTTCTCTTTTCCTAACGTTCCTCCCATGGCAGATATATTATACGAAGTTGAGCTTATTGGATTTGATGAGACCAAAGAA GGAAAAGCTCGAAGTGACATGACCGTGGAGGAAAGAATAGGGGCTGCAGATCGTCGAAAGATGGATGGAAATGCTTTGTTTAAGGAGGAAAAACTGGAGGAAGCTATGCAACAGTATGAAATG GCCATAGCATACATGGGAGATGATTTTATGTTCCAGTTATTTGGGAAGTACAGGGACATGGCTTTGGCTGTTAAGAATCCCTGTCACCTTAATATGGCAGCTTGTCTGATAAAGCTCAAGCGTTATGAAGAGGCAATTGGGCACTGTAGCATT GTTTTGGGCGAGGATGAAAACAATGCGAAAGCCCTGTTTAGAAGAGGAAAAGCAAGAGCAGAACTTGGGCAGACTGATGCAGCTCGTGAAGATTTTGCCAAGGCACGCAAATATGCACCTGATGATAAAGCAATTACGAGGGAGCTGCGTCTACTTGCTGAACATGACAAGGCTGTCTACCAGAAGCAGAAGGAGATCTACAAAGGAATCTTTGGGCCGAGACCTGAACCTAAGCCCCAGCGCGCTAATTGGCTCGTCGTGATATGGCAGTGGCTGCTCTCACTATTTTATCGCATCTTCAAGCATGGAAGGCAGAAAACCGAGTAA
- the LOC104454644 gene encoding uncharacterized protein LOC104454644 → MAVTSSAVLAFLLLIAASAFAAPPPPSEGLLPNGNFEDPPKRTDLKKTVIQGKNGLPKWEINGLVEYISGGPQPGGMFFAVAHGVHAVRLGNDASISQSIPVKPGSLYALTFGASRTCAQDEVLRVSVHPQTGDLPLQTLYSSNGGDTYAWGFRAASNVAKVVFHNPGVQEDPACGPLLDAVAIKELFPPRPTRDNLVKNAGFEEGPHRLINSSNGVLLPPRQEDLTSPLPGWIIESLKAVKFIDKKHFNVPFGLAAVELVAGRESAIAQIIRTLPSKCYNLTFAVGDARNGCHGSMMVEAFAAKDTLKVPFQSQGKGRFKTASLKFKALSARTRLTFFSSFYHTRIDDFGSLCGPVLDEVRVVPLSRC, encoded by the exons ATGGCTGTAACGAGCTCAGCGGTGCTTGCTTTCTTGCTGCTGATAGCTGCTTCTGCTTTTGCAGCTCCACCTCCACCTTCGGAAG GGCTTTTACCAAATGGCAACTTTGAAGACCCGCCGAAACGCACTGACCTCAAGAAGACAGTAATCCAGGGCAAGAATGGCTTGCCCAAGTGGGAAATCAACGGCCTCGTCGAGTACATCTCCGGTGGTCCCCAGCCGGGCGGTATGTTCTTTGCCGTTGCACACGGTGTCCACGCCGTCAGGCTCGGCAACGACGCCTCCATCTCACAGTCCATACCGGTCAAACCGGGATCTCTGTACGCGCTCACGTTCGGAGCGTCAAGAACCTGCGCACAGGATGAGGTGCTGAGAGTGTCCGTGCATCCACAGACAGGGGATCTTCCTCTGCAGACGCTCTACAGCAGCAATGGCGGGGACACGTATGCTTGGGGGTTTAGGGCTGCTTCGAATGTGGCTAAGGTGGTGTTTCACAATCCTGGAGTTCAGGAGGATCCTGCCTGTGGCCCACTCTTGGATGCTGTAGCCATCAAGGAGCTCTTTCCTCCCAGGCCAACAAGAG ATAACTTGGTGAAGAACGCCGGATTTGAGGAGGGTCCCCACCGCCTGATCAATTCATCCAATGGTGTACTCCTCCCCCCAAGACAGGAGGATCTCACATCTCCCCTTCCTGGTTGGATCATTGAATCGCTCAAGGCAGTGAAGTTCATAGACAAGAAGCACTTCAACGTCCCCTTTGGACTCGCAGCAGTTGAGCTAGTTGCAGGAAGAGAAAGTGCGATTGCCCAAATTATAAGAACCCTCCCCAGTAAATGCTACAATCTCACCTTTGCCGTTGGAGACGCGAGGAACGGCTGCCATGGGTCGATGATGGTGGAAGCTTTTGCTGCTAAAGACACCCTCAAAGTCCCTTTCCAATCGCAAGGGAAGGGGAGGTTCAAGACCGCAAGCTTAAAGTTCAAAGCACTTTCAGCAAGGACAAGGCTCACTTTCTTCAGTTCATTCTACCACACCAGAATCGACGACTTTGGCTCTCTGTGTGGCCCCGTGCTTGATGAAGTTAGAGTTGTCCCTCTGTCTAGATGTTGA